CAAAGGAACTTAATGGACTACAATGCATATGACATGATCGAGGAACTCAAGACGATGTTCCAACAACAGGCAGAACATGAATTGTTTGGAACTGTGAAAGCGTTTCACGCTTGCAAACATGAGTTAGGGCAGCCAGTTAGCCAATATGTCTTGAAGATAAAAGGCTATCTGGATCAATTGGAGCGCCTAGGTTATGCTATGCCACTAGTTCTTAGAGTGCACTTGATACTTACTTCACTATCCAAGGACTATGAtggatttgtaatgaattacaatataaaTAGCATGGGAAAAACCATCCCCGAGCTACATGCAATGCTTAAGCAAGCTGAAAAGGGGCTACCAAAGAAGACTCCTGCAGTCTTAACAATAAAGGAAGGTAAAATCCAGAAAAGAAAGCCGCAAGTTGCTAGTGGAAAGGAAAGAGTAAGCAAGCTTACACACCTAAGATGAAAATTCCACCACCAGCAAAGAAAGAGCATCCCGCAAAGGACATGGCTTGTCACCATTGTGGCCAGATTGGTCATTGGAGAAGAAACTGTGTCCTTTACTTGGAAGAGTTGAAGAAGGGAAAGGCTGGTTCGACCAGCACTTCAGGTATCTTCGTTATAGAACTCTATAATTTTCCTAATAAAACTTGGGTGTATgacactggttgtggtactcatatTTGTAATGATATGCAGGGACTTAGGAAAATTCAGAAGCTGAATAAGGGGGCTTTGGATCTGTACGTTGGCAATGGCGATCGTGCAACTGTCGAAGCTATAGGAAGCTATGAGCTCATCCTCCCAAGAGTACTTATTCTTATTTTAGATAATTGTCATTATGCACCTTCTATTACTAGAGGTGTTATTTCAGTTTCTCGTTTGAAAGATAATGGTTTTAATCATGTATTCACAGATTATGGTATTtcggtttctaaggataatattttttattttaatgctattcctagagatggtatttttgaaattgacatGCATAATCTTGTTCCAAACCAAAGTTCTATATTTAACTGTAGCTCTAAGAAATTCAAGCATGATTTGAATTCCacatatctatggcattgtcgtcttggtcatataaacaagaaacgTATAACAAAGCTGCAACACGATGGGCTTCTTGAGTCAACCGGCAGTGAGTCGTTTGaca
The window above is part of the Rutidosis leptorrhynchoides isolate AG116_Rl617_1_P2 chromosome 1, CSIRO_AGI_Rlap_v1, whole genome shotgun sequence genome. Proteins encoded here:
- the LOC139902415 gene encoding uncharacterized protein, whose amino-acid sequence is MTSNAIQSVNNMTIRSILEKEKLNGNNFIDWYRNLQIVLKSERNLHHLENPLPVAPPETANATVRNAYTKQYNEQLEVACLMLASMTSELQRNLMDYNAYDMIEELKTMFQQQAEHELFGTVKAFHACKHELGQPVSQYVLKIKGYLDQLERLGYAMPLVLRVHLILTSLSKDYDGFVMNYNINSMGKTIPELHAMLKQAEKGLPKKTPAVLTIKEGKIQKRKPQVASGKERVSKLTHLR